The genomic region GGCCCTGTATGTTCTTTCAGCTCAACAAATTAATAGTTTTCTCCCCAAACTGTGTTAGTGACAACTGCTTTATGAGCTATAAATGTTAAAAGTCTAGTGATGGTCAAAAGATTTGGAATAAATCATGCacccagcaaaaataaaaagggaaaaaatgcactttgaAATGATAGGTTCCTGCCTTCAAGTTAACTGCTCTCATCTATGCCTCCACCCTCAAACCCCATGcctacattttaaataatggcTCTCAGCTGTGGTTAACAAATGTGCATTTGGCCTGGGTCAGATTTAACTCACCTTCACAATTCATTAAGCAAAAGGCCACTCCTTTTAATAAATGTAAACTATTTGTTCTGACTTCTGGAACACATACACCATTAAAATGCCCCTGCAGTAAAGAGCAGTAGCTAGCGTGACTGATAGTtttgtacaaatatttttagtaatCATGATcaaaagatggagaaaggaaaatcctTTAACCTATATAAAGAATAACAGATTTTGTACAGTAGGAAGAAAAGATCTGGAATGTGTAGTCTGTGCACTTTCTTTGCCTTTAACTTCACAGGCCAAGCTAGTCTGGGTGCACTCTGGCTTTTGCAATTATTTGTAGAAGCAATTTTGATTGCTTGTTTTTGTAGGTCTGCCTGAACTTGGTGTTTACTAACTTGAAAAGCACTCCAGTGCATTGTGTTAGAAAGGCTCTTTAGCATTCAGCAAGACTATGGGGACAGTAGCTGACCTCTGAATTCACAGCAGCAGAATTGTAAATGTCTTTTTCAGTCACAGAAAACAGgttcaaatgattttttacaGGGACTTTATCTAATTGCAACTATAAGTGTGCAATAGCTgaataagaaagagaaattagaaTGCAAAGTTTTAAGACCTGAAGTGTCACAACACAAAGAGGATGAGTTGTAATAGATACAGTGAAGGGTGAAGACATACAAGAAACCTTAGGGAGGGAATGACATCACTAAAATCTGTTATATCACCAGCTGTaatttcagaaacttttctGCAGGTTTCAGTTCaccaattaagaaaaaaaaaaaaaaaaaaaaagaatgaataagGGAAGCCTTCtgccagattaaaaaaaagtatatatagtAGAGGATATAATATCCAAATCTTTATTATCTCTCTATAAAATCTATACAATAGAGGATACATTGACTATAGGAAAAGTGGAAGAACATTATACCAACTACTTCAGAAGAAGCTATCACTACATTCAGGGGAATACCTCATCCCATATGCACTTACCATTCAATTCTTCAAGGACGAGTTCTGGAGAGCTCATATAATATAAGTCACAAAGTCTCTTGGCACTTTCATAACCATctataataaatttaaaaaacagttaccttttccccctccacttttttttccctttacagattaccaaaaagaaaaacaaaaattgaaaacactGTGCGCTGTCAGTAAGATTTCATCATCTTCtcacaaaaacttttttttttgttggggagggggagggacaGGAGGGACACTGACAAAAACATATTatacttttacattttcagttaaGCTTCTGCTCTGAGAAGGAAAGAACTATACACTATATAAACATCAAGACGTATTGGCTCTCAGCATAGACATTCATGTAAGttttcagaattctttttttctctggattTACCTCTGATAACTTCAACAACATTGCAGCTAGGATCGATGCTTCCGATATGCTTTGGATGAGCCGGATTAATTTTCCCACCAAACAGTAAAGCTgccaacaaagaaaatattatttaatatccCATATAATTTTTATAGTTATAGTTTATATCTTCAGTTTTGCTGAATAGAAGCTTATAGACAATCTATAATTCCAATCTTTACCATAGTTAAAAGGCTAttactaataaatatttttaaaaagcatttaagtaTTGAGCACttaaaagtaaaggaaaaatactacTGACAGAGTACAGGTATCATTTCCCCTCCCTTCAACAAAAGCACTTACAGTGTTGATTAAGGAGCATTCTAATTGAAATGCGACTCATGTAGAAACGGTCTAAAAAATACTGCACATTCTGCGAGGTCACTGGATCAATGCCAAAGCTTTCCTTGTACTCTATTACTCCTTGAGCCATAGTAGGAATTACATCATTGTGTCGATTCCGGATTTTTATCACAGTATCTGTAAAACTACAATTAATACATTGTTAGTTTTTACTTTCAGCTGAGTTTAATACTCTGGCAAATTGAGTATCTGTCCATGAAAATGAAGACCACCATGTACAGAAATATTACAGGTCTGCCTACAGCAGTAGGTGCCACCATTGGTGATTATTTGGAcatttattgttaatttttttttttttattaatgccaaaaaagaagaaaattttgtcACCTGTTTTCATGCAAATCATCTCATGCCTGTCAAAACAGTAACCATAGTCAGCTGGTAATGAACAAACATACTGTACATGTGAAAAGTTCCATACATCAGTTCCAACATTACAAGTAAGGAACTGGTAAAAATTTGGTTAAGTTTAATATATTCTTATCttattccttccttccagtGACAGGGGATGATGTTACTATGATTCTGACAGAAAGACTGAAGACAGCTGAAATTTTTCTTAAGCCATTACTTTTCTTGCCAATCCTTCTAGATAAGATTTGGATTGATATATGTAACAAATCCTTACCTATGAATAGCCCCTGAATCTTCCGAACTTTTATCCTTAAAGTCAAGGATCTCCTGAAGACTTTGGACATacctttaaatgaaagaaacatgaaaaagacCAATGCTAATATGACTCCCCAGCACCCTTTAGTTAGTGATTTATGATCTTCCAAGTCTGGTTGCATCCAAATCATTGTATTTGATATATCCTATAGACCTGTATCCTATAACCTATAAACCCTGTGAATTTTGTTAGATTCTTCTTAATCCATTCATGACgttttcttccaaaatctcCAGAGCAATTAATTCCACCATTTAATTAGAAAGCATAAaagatcttttttgttttagacCCAGAGAATGATCATTTATTAGCAGCCCTAGTTAGTtccttttatttagaaatttttCCCAGCTTGTTCATGATTTACATATTTCTGCCATTTCTTTCCTTAGATGCATTTTCCAAGCTGAAGAattctgtttggttttcttctcaCGTAGAAACTGTTCCAACCCTCTGATTATCCCTCTTGGTCTTTTCTGTTCAGGATAGAATGACTAGAAGTGCATGCTATTCAGAGTGATAATGGACTAACACAGTGGTACACTAATATTCTCCTCCACCTCATTTGTTACTTAGTTCCTAACACTATTCACCTTTTTGCCCACCAACTAACAGTCAGAAAAATATCCACAGTAGCATCAAAATTCCTTTTTTGATTGTAAGTGAGCAAGCATACAGGGGGAGGAGGTTCCTCTCTGTGCTTTACTTTGCATTTGTCCAAGTGGAATTCATTTCCCATTTGATCAATGTCATTTAGTATCAAAAATTTGAGCTTTCATGTTTCATTGAAATCCTTCATCTACACTGATAGCTTTTTTTATGTTCACTCATCAAATCAACCCCACTTATTCACTGTCAGACTTTGTTCTCTTAACTTTAAAAGCCTTTCCAGATAGCCATGTGCCTTTAGCAGTTGCCAAGCAATCTCTTTGTTTGGCTTTCATCTTGCAAAAAATTATGCTTAAGTTCCTTACTTGAAAGCAAATTTTACTTTTCGAAGGATGTCTTCTTAATTTTAATAGCTTTGTATTGCTtctgctattttaaatattcatccTTTGGGagctttctcttgcttttgttattttctataCCTTTACTCTCAATATGCAATAACTTGTCTTTTAAATAGTTTCTACActtttttgaaaacatgttGTACATTTAGCTGCTTCTGTTGATTTCTTAACTAGCTTCTTCATTTAAGTTAAGTGCCGTGTTAAACATTGCTCttgtggatttttgttgttactgAATTCTCATACATGACTATCTGGAAtagtttaatttaataaatgttttttaatttcattgtggGTTATCTAATTGCCCCtagagtgttgttttttttccccaagtctGAAAATTTAGTTTCCGTCACATTGGGATATTTACTCATTCTAAAAAGGTTATGTTCATGTGTAATGAGCATATGAAATATTCTTTCTGTAGAATTGAATGTGTTATTCCTATAACTTAGGTATATGCAGAAAGTCACCCTTGAAAGTATTAAACAACAGTGTTCTTACCAGCTCTGCACCAGCTGAACTGAAGGTGTTCTTAGAAGGTTGTCTGGAAGCAGGCTTATTTCCTTCATTATGTTTGCCAATCTTACAGGCAACTCTTGTCGCAGAAACATAAATGAAGTCTTTTCACAAGCATTTTCAGATCCTAAGACCAAATAAACATATGACAACATTAGAATAAAGTCAGAACTATGCAAATTCTTACTTTCTTGCCTAAGAGGCCTCTGGTTAGGTTTTAAAGTTGACTCAGTCTGGTAAGCCAATGCTTCTTTCATGGCAGCAGCCCGCTTTATATTTCAAACTGTGAACAGTAAACTTCAAACTGTAAACGGCTTTGTTGCAATAAGGAGAATCCTCAGTATATAAAAAGTTAAGTAGTGCAATAACTGCAGACCTATGCCAGCCAACTTTAAATATGGCTTCTATACATGCAAATTGTTAGTTTTATTTGTAGCGAACACTAACTCTAACTACCACTGATGAAACAATATGTCATTCTGAGCATGTTAAAGAGAAGCAAATGAAACCATTATAGGAAGCATATTTTTTGGAAGGATGCTTGAGAAAGTATCACAATCCCATACACCCCACTTGATCAGTGATCTTATAAAACTACCATAACTCCTATGGGAACACTTCACACTTCCAGAAAATAAGTTAGATTTCCTATTAAATTCTGTAAGATTTATTTGCCTTTCAGCTAGCTTTGTTGTAGTTTAAACTCAAGTCTTACAGGGAACAGCACAcagatgaattaaaatgaatactgagaaagaaatggaagtaGGATGGCTACTGTGCATAGTCATCATTCTCccatatatttactttttagaaGTTTTACACTTAAAAGGTAGAAGGTAAGTTAGTGCACCTGTTAATAACTGACCTGTACTTTTTATAAACACAGGTGTCATCTTTTTGCATGTCAATTACAGGTAGTTATTAAGATCAAGGCCTAAATTTACTCCCACAATGCTTGTTTTACTAGGCtaaaggaggaggcaggagacaAAAAGAATAAGGAGTGCTGTACTTTATTCTCCGCCAGACTTACTTCAAGATTTCAACACTGTCATGTAAATAGGATCTGAACTTACTAAGCTGTTCATCTGCTGCTGTGAAACGCATACCTCAGTTCTGATGTTTCATAACAGGTAACTCCTAAAAATTAACTCTGGTGTTTCTGCTCAGTTCCCACCTTCCATTTGACATGGGGAAGAGTTGGTGAAGAAGATGAAGGGAAAGGACATAAAAACAAGGAAGCCAGGAGtgtcttaaaaagcaaaaacatgcaCTGAATTGAAAGGGTGTAGTTTAGTTTAATGCATCCGGGGACGGACACATCATAAACTACACTGGTGACATAATCTCAGTTAACTTAATAAGAAAGCAAATAGCTATAAGGAATTTCTCCCCAGTGACACCAGTATTATGCACTGTCTACATATGACCTCTGCCCAGAAACCTCTCACTCTTCTCCCTAGTCAGATTGCATTTCAGCCATGACTGTTACTGGCCTTTCCCTATTCTCAGGTTAAAATTCCAAGAAAAAGTCAAATTGAAGATATTAGAATGTAACGTTAATCTTCAAGTGTCCCATGCTCTCAGCAAATGACATTCCACGAAGAAGGTTTTTATCTGGAGGCCACATCTCTGCAATCCTGCGTCAAAAATGGAAGGCAGCTTAGGGTAAGTTAAGATTTCAGTGAATGGGCACACTGCTTTGTTTCCCTGTGCAGTTATGATCCATCTATGCAAAGAACTGATAAGGCTCCTATAGAAAATACTAAGCACTTACAACCCAAGATACAGCTGATGACATAAGACCTAAATTTGCCTACAGCATACTTTATTTGCTAGATTGAGAACTGGAGGAACGAACTAAGTGCAGATTTATGGTGGGGTTCCTTTAAAAATCTGGAATTGTAGTATGGGATATACTTTATTGTTGTGTATGAAACACTAAATGGATAGATGAAGTAACAGGATAGTTAAGAGAACCTTTTTAAATCTTCCTACTTACATACAAAGTCTGGTATTTTAGGATTAGTTCTCAGTTATGTTTTACTTACAAAACGATAAAAAGCAACTGTTTACTAGTTGTATGTTTACATATATCTTACAACAGTGCCTTGCTTACAGAAACAGAACCAATTATACTATGGCTGCACAATCAGGCTTCAAAAACACTTTTGGGAGTATCTTGCAAGACCTTTCTCCACACCGTCTTTGCTCTgaggcagagaagagcaatTCCTGTGATCCCTTTGAGTCAAAAGTACTCATCGTGCCTGGGAACATAAGTAGTTTTACCAAGAGTATAAAACTGAGCACCTCAACCAATTTACTCATTTTCCAGGCTAGATTCCCAACCCCTTGCAGTGATTCTGggtgtttgctttctgctctttctctcaCCCATTTTCTGAAACGAGCAGCGCTTGAGTGAAGTGTTTTTGTGGGGCACAAACACGTGACTGGAGAAGTCACAATTGTttcagctgcttggcttcagcTGGGATTCAACACCTCTTGCACTTGGTGCATGCTGGAGAGCTTGCTAGCTTTCAAAAGGCTtaacaatttttacttttcGGGGTCACTTTATTAGCAGTCGTAATTCCCCCTTGTCCCCAAGACCGCAGTTTTGGCAGAACATCAAACTACTTCTGTGCTACCAAGAATCCGAGATTTCAGCTGAATTTCAACCCTGCCTCACTTCTTGGCTCTAGGTAAGGAGTCAGCTAGGCTCCCTTCTCCAGGAAGGAAGCCGAGGCTTTTTGTGCCAAACCGGACAGCGTTTAGCACTaacggggggcggcgggggcaggCCGCCGAGCCGAGGGGCCCGAGGGGCTCGCTCCGCGCGCGCCCCCTCAGGGGGACAAAGGCGCGAGGGCGGGCGCGGGGCCCGGCAccccgccgcggggccgggccggggagAGCCCGGCGGGGACTCACCGAAGTCCAGGAACTGCTTCATGGAGAGCGGCGACGGGGAGAAGCGCGAGTAGAAGTCCACCTGCTGCGGGATGCTGCCCGGGGTGGCGCAGCGCCGCAGGGCGCGCAGCAGCCTCATGGCGCCTGTCCCGGCCCCCTCAGCCCGGCCCGGCCACCATTTCCCGCCGCGCCCGCTCCCCCGGCCCCTCGCCCAGGCCGCGGCCTCCTCCGCCGCGCGGCCGGGAGGAGGTGCCGGCGGCGGTGGGTGCCtcctccccgcccggccccaCGCAGCAGCGGCGGGGCGGAGGAGAGGGCGGCTCCGAGAGAAGGCGAGGGAGGGGAGCGCAGCGCAGCGCGGGTGGGCGCCCGGAGCAGCCCGGTGCCCGCGGGCTGGGCGCGGAGCCGAGTGGGGCTCCCCCAGCCGGGCGCTGTGCCGCGACGAGGCGGCGCTCGCATCCCGGAGGGGCCCGGTCCTCGGCCAGGTACGTGCCCGCTGCCCGGGGGCGCGGAGGGGCTctcggcggggctggggggctgggacaggagagCGGGGTCCGAGCTCGCAGCCCTGGCGGCTCGGCCGGCGGTGTGGGGCCGGGGGCTCGTCCGCCCCGCGGGGGGCGCCGGGCGAAGGAGAACCAAACCCGTGAGGAGCGGAGTGGggtctgtccgtctgtctgtccgtgAGCGGGGTCGGTCAGTCTGTGTGTCGCGGTGCGCTCCCGACCGGTCGGTAAGGAAGGCGAAACGTGTGGC from Aythya fuligula isolate bAytFul2 chromosome 6, bAytFul2.pri, whole genome shotgun sequence harbors:
- the PDK1 gene encoding pyruvate dehydrogenase (acetyl-transferring) kinase isozyme 1, mitochondrial; this translates as MRLLRALRRCATPGSIPQQVDFYSRFSPSPLSMKQFLDFGSENACEKTSFMFLRQELPVRLANIMKEISLLPDNLLRTPSVQLVQSWYVQSLQEILDFKDKSSEDSGAIHSFTDTVIKIRNRHNDVIPTMAQGVIEYKESFGIDPVTSQNVQYFLDRFYMSRISIRMLLNQHSLLFGGKINPAHPKHIGSIDPSCNVVEVIRDGYESAKRLCDLYYMSSPELVLEELNAKSPGQPMQVVYVPSHLYHMFFELFKNAMRATMEHNADRCIYPPIHVHVTLGNEDLTVKMSDRGGGVPMRKIDRLFNYMYSTAPRPRVETSRATPLAGFGYGLPISRLYAQYFQGDLKLYSLEGYGTDAVIYIKALSTESIERLPVYNKAAWKHYKANHEADDWCVPSSEPKDMTTFRSI